Proteins encoded by one window of Candidatus Nitrosocosmicus hydrocola:
- a CDS encoding Nre family DNA repair protein, which translates to MPSRSSSEVKERIRQKWNMLLKEKLGNVSDCLSGGSPPSVFVGSHSYPKVNIGPLISTTYGDVKILDHPEEWAGQKLEDLVSYRLSLVRGSRSASAIMDANNNRYTELLQELAMANNSIDIEVKFDKKPSLKFEEMDKSSVADSDAIQFGLVSKMEELKIPSGISVDRRIEKAYYDKDLNANEAISMLYKEGTEISKLSKILSIGMLGARKRRKLVPTKWSITAVDQIISSNLIRKIMEYSSIDSFHLHRYTHLGNNFAIILIPDQVWSFEMHEAWLDSNGKAGIESDTEFSDSLKTYPKIGGSYFAARLAVTEYLELHRKKSSAIVLREIHPEYVLPVGVWQIREGIRMAMKNEAEIFDSLDETITHACIGMNISKNEWISKSVFIDSRKYQRRISEYIH; encoded by the coding sequence ATGCCATCAAGAAGTAGTAGCGAAGTAAAAGAAAGAATAAGACAAAAGTGGAACATGCTATTGAAAGAAAAGCTAGGCAATGTTTCAGATTGTTTGTCAGGAGGTTCACCACCTTCAGTTTTTGTGGGTAGCCATTCTTACCCTAAAGTGAACATTGGACCTCTGATATCAACCACATATGGTGATGTAAAGATTTTGGATCATCCCGAAGAATGGGCGGGGCAGAAATTAGAAGATTTAGTAAGCTACAGATTATCTTTGGTTCGAGGATCAAGATCAGCTTCTGCAATTATGGATGCAAATAACAATAGATACACAGAGTTATTACAAGAATTGGCTATGGCAAATAATTCTATTGACATCGAGGTAAAATTCGATAAAAAACCTAGTCTGAAATTTGAAGAGATGGACAAATCGTCAGTAGCAGACTCTGATGCTATACAGTTTGGACTGGTATCAAAGATGGAGGAGTTAAAGATCCCCTCTGGAATCAGTGTAGACAGGAGAATAGAAAAAGCATACTATGATAAGGATTTGAATGCGAATGAAGCAATCAGTATGCTATATAAAGAAGGTACGGAAATAAGCAAATTAAGTAAGATTTTAAGTATAGGGATGTTGGGAGCTAGAAAAAGGAGGAAATTAGTTCCTACAAAATGGAGTATCACTGCAGTAGATCAAATCATATCATCTAATTTAATTAGAAAGATTATGGAATATTCATCAATAGATAGCTTTCATCTACATCGGTATACACATTTAGGAAATAATTTTGCAATCATTTTGATTCCAGACCAGGTATGGAGTTTTGAAATGCACGAAGCCTGGTTGGACAGTAATGGTAAAGCAGGCATAGAATCGGACACAGAGTTTTCTGATTCATTAAAAACTTACCCAAAAATAGGAGGATCGTATTTTGCCGCAAGACTTGCAGTTACTGAATATTTAGAACTTCACCGAAAGAAATCATCAGCAATAGTATTGAGAGAAATCCACCCTGAATATGTATTACCCGTAGGAGTTTGGCAAATAAGAGAAGGAATCAGAATGGCAATGAAAAATGAAGCAGAAATTTTTGACAGTCTTGACGAAACAATTACTCACGCTTGCATAGGCATGAATATTTCTAAAAACGAGTGGATAAGCAAAAGTGTATTTATAGATTCTAGAAAATATCAAAGAAGAATTTCAGAATATATTCATTAG
- a CDS encoding sodium:solute symporter family transporter has translation MVFLDGYGIAVLSFMGLVLAVGIMTSVLVKKSSKRYMVAGKSLPLIFVGTMLSAQSIDGNSSLGNVALVYEFGFWAGAAVPIGLALCLILTGLFYAKKLNAMSMLTLPDFYFRRYSAGAEGLSSVILTISFIVLVAGNFAAGGFILSTVLHIPLLWGMIIVSLAVLIYTFAGGLFSSAYTDIFQVYLTIGAFWAGFLFFAFGFAGVDLGTILTATPESYLDLSGLTDVSNGALVNWAGIIALGVGDVVALDFMERVFSARDGKTARRGAFMAAILTISIIVPTSMMGIIALYMLPNIADPYTVYPLMAINLLPFPIGAALLMGVLGASMSTANGGLLAISSVIARNLIQRDIIKSFLKKPGIAEKRMLLVTRCVTIPIMLAGLALGAAIPRPGIYLILAFDIVLAAAWAPVTLGLFWKKANWPAAIASMISGASSRLVLYYITPVEYAGVDTFIAPIIALVVFVAVALVTQKKHPGFKKFGVIDYVPPEEDVVNGEDLKNYVPPTSEK, from the coding sequence TTGGTATTCTTAGATGGATATGGAATAGCAGTCCTTTCTTTCATGGGACTTGTATTAGCAGTAGGAATCATGACCTCTGTTTTAGTAAAGAAGAGCAGCAAAAGATACATGGTTGCAGGTAAGAGCCTACCTTTAATATTTGTCGGAACAATGCTTTCCGCTCAATCAATCGACGGCAATTCATCACTGGGAAATGTTGCCCTAGTTTATGAATTTGGTTTCTGGGCGGGAGCAGCTGTTCCAATTGGATTGGCATTGTGTTTGATACTAACAGGATTATTCTATGCTAAAAAGCTTAACGCGATGTCTATGCTTACATTACCAGATTTTTATTTCAGACGATACAGTGCAGGAGCCGAAGGCCTATCCTCAGTGATTCTAACTATTAGCTTCATTGTCTTAGTTGCAGGCAATTTTGCAGCTGGAGGGTTCATATTGTCTACCGTATTGCATATTCCTCTATTATGGGGAATGATAATCGTCTCATTAGCCGTACTGATATATACATTTGCGGGAGGGTTATTTTCGTCTGCATATACTGACATCTTTCAGGTTTATTTGACTATAGGTGCATTCTGGGCGGGTTTCTTGTTTTTTGCGTTTGGATTTGCAGGAGTGGACTTGGGCACAATCCTAACTGCGACACCGGAGAGTTATTTGGATCTATCTGGTCTTACAGATGTAAGTAATGGTGCTCTTGTAAATTGGGCAGGAATTATAGCATTAGGGGTAGGTGACGTGGTTGCACTAGACTTCATGGAGAGAGTATTTTCAGCAAGAGATGGTAAAACAGCAAGAAGAGGAGCTTTTATGGCGGCTATTCTTACCATTTCAATCATAGTGCCCACTAGCATGATGGGAATAATAGCGTTGTATATGTTACCCAACATAGCTGATCCATATACGGTATATCCCCTAATGGCAATTAACCTACTGCCTTTTCCTATAGGTGCGGCTTTACTGATGGGAGTATTGGGCGCGTCCATGTCAACTGCAAATGGAGGATTATTAGCAATTTCCAGTGTCATAGCGAGAAACCTCATTCAGAGAGATATCATAAAGTCTTTTCTAAAGAAACCTGGAATAGCAGAAAAAAGGATGTTACTTGTAACTAGGTGTGTTACAATACCTATAATGTTAGCAGGACTGGCTCTTGGCGCTGCAATACCACGTCCAGGAATTTACCTAATTCTTGCATTTGACATTGTCTTAGCAGCTGCTTGGGCTCCAGTTACCTTAGGCCTATTCTGGAAAAAGGCTAACTGGCCCGCTGCAATTGCATCGATGATATCTGGTGCCAGTTCTAGACTAGTACTCTATTATATCACACCCGTTGAGTATGCAGGAGTAGATACTTTTATAGCTCCAATAATAGCGCTAGTAGTCTTCGTCGCTGTAGCATTGGTTACACAAAAGAAGCATCCAGGATTTAAGAAATTCGGAGTCATTGATTATGTCCCTCCTGAGGAGGATGTTGTAAATGGCGAGGATCTAAAAAATTATGTTCCTCCAACCTCCGAAAAATAA
- a CDS encoding agmatinase family protein yields MGMEFYGDSYKGNDEPIFVGIPTFLKLPHVKQYEELKKIKPDIAIVGEPFDFGTTIRPGTRYGPRAIRAASTVPSPPYEHFNIETGVDPFGVFKAVDYGDVNISPGDVIESHRRMTNKVKEVLDIDAIPIILGGDHSVTFANVRALSKKYKNIGMIHIDCHADCAPQGLCGFKYDHGAHIRRIMELGCLKGKNYTLIGPRGYWPGPDLYKWMADQDFQWFTMLDVEELGIDQIAKEAADRANDDVDAVYVSWDIDTFDPAYAPGTGEPEPNGLTSREGMRLMRLLSTSFDPDRFAFDLVEVSPTYDVSDVNSYNGGITSGLANRLIVELMAGLSLTKRGESEGKPVRPKFYRGKGHTYDFGNGPKAKIPKRD; encoded by the coding sequence ATGGGAATGGAATTTTATGGTGATTCATATAAAGGAAATGATGAGCCAATTTTTGTTGGCATACCCACGTTTCTTAAACTACCACATGTTAAACAATATGAGGAATTGAAAAAGATAAAACCTGATATTGCTATAGTTGGGGAACCATTTGATTTTGGGACTACAATTCGACCTGGTACACGCTATGGACCCAGGGCAATTAGGGCCGCATCAACAGTACCATCACCTCCGTACGAACATTTCAACATAGAAACTGGAGTTGATCCTTTTGGGGTTTTTAAAGCTGTCGACTATGGGGATGTTAATATTTCTCCTGGGGACGTTATCGAATCACATAGAAGGATGACTAATAAAGTAAAGGAAGTTCTAGATATAGACGCAATACCAATAATCTTAGGTGGTGATCATTCTGTGACTTTTGCGAATGTTAGAGCCTTGTCTAAAAAGTATAAAAATATTGGCATGATTCACATAGACTGTCACGCAGACTGTGCACCACAGGGGTTATGCGGTTTCAAATATGATCATGGAGCTCACATAAGAAGAATCATGGAATTGGGATGTCTCAAAGGCAAAAATTATACATTAATAGGTCCAAGAGGTTACTGGCCTGGTCCAGATTTATATAAATGGATGGCAGATCAAGATTTTCAATGGTTTACTATGCTAGATGTTGAAGAGTTGGGTATCGATCAAATTGCAAAGGAAGCAGCTGACAGAGCAAATGATGATGTTGATGCTGTATATGTTAGCTGGGATATAGATACTTTTGATCCGGCATACGCTCCTGGAACCGGTGAACCTGAACCGAATGGGTTAACCTCCAGAGAGGGAATGAGACTCATGCGTTTGTTGTCTACTTCCTTCGATCCTGATAGGTTTGCGTTCGATTTGGTAGAGGTATCTCCAACTTACGACGTAAGTGATGTTAATTCTTATAATGGCGGCATTACATCTGGACTTGCCAACAGATTGATCGTCGAATTGATGGCTGGTTTGTCATTAACTAAGAGGGGAGAATCAGAAGGTAAACCTGTAAGACCTAAATTCTATCGCGGAAAAGGACATACTTATGATTTCGGAAATGGTCCTAAAGCAAAGATACCTAAGAGAGATTGA
- the glnA gene encoding type I glutamate--ammonia ligase → MEDSSMAIKHTTESPAKDFMQIRYTDLLGKFLAKYIQIDKDLTQDVFRKGVGLDGSSVKGFATIDESDMMLFPDRKTLRKIPLSNYEIFTVIADVHNGFSQGRSIKDPRSVSQALEDHLAVNQITCQIGAEVECFIFDQILFELNKNDVINNNVSQNEKIKNVSILSTEQYGVGKYPIRRKSGYDVPTFQDSLIEFRFEVADILKKFYDVDVTNMNHEVASSGQIEINFMHDYLTQSADNVQIYKDIVRNIAKKYNKVANFMPKPIFDPQNPENSDNGSGMHVSISLWNKSSGKNLNLFYDETDPYAELSQTGRYFIGGILDHASALSAIVTPTINSYKRIIPGFEAPVYVAWARGNRSAVVRVPINEKKSPNSKRIEYRAPDPSANPYLAFSAIVAAGLDGINRKVDPADPVSEDIYKMSEQRRKEFGVKVLPGSLEEGLAALKTDSTFLNICFHSDLINTYLDLKEMEILELADDQSLLKQFMLYYDV, encoded by the coding sequence TTGGAAGATTCATCTATGGCAATTAAACATACCACAGAATCACCGGCAAAAGATTTTATGCAAATCCGGTATACCGACCTCTTGGGAAAGTTTCTCGCAAAATATATCCAAATAGATAAAGACTTGACACAGGACGTATTCAGGAAGGGAGTTGGACTAGATGGATCATCTGTCAAAGGATTTGCAACTATAGATGAATCAGACATGATGTTATTTCCAGATAGGAAAACACTCAGAAAGATACCTTTATCTAATTATGAAATATTTACAGTCATCGCAGATGTTCACAATGGTTTTTCTCAGGGAAGATCTATTAAGGACCCCCGAAGTGTATCTCAAGCGCTGGAAGATCACCTTGCGGTCAATCAAATTACTTGCCAGATAGGTGCTGAGGTAGAATGTTTCATTTTTGATCAAATACTGTTCGAACTGAACAAAAATGATGTCATAAATAACAATGTATCCCAAAACGAGAAAATTAAGAACGTGTCAATCCTATCTACAGAACAGTATGGAGTAGGCAAATATCCAATACGTAGAAAATCCGGATATGATGTTCCTACATTCCAGGATTCTCTAATAGAGTTTCGATTCGAAGTAGCGGATATCCTAAAAAAATTCTATGACGTAGATGTAACTAACATGAATCACGAAGTAGCTAGCAGTGGTCAGATTGAAATAAATTTTATGCATGATTATTTGACTCAATCTGCTGATAACGTTCAAATTTATAAAGACATTGTTAGAAACATCGCAAAAAAATATAACAAAGTTGCAAATTTCATGCCAAAGCCAATATTTGACCCTCAGAATCCTGAAAACAGTGATAACGGATCAGGGATGCACGTGAGTATAAGTTTGTGGAACAAATCATCTGGAAAAAATCTAAATTTATTTTATGATGAAACGGATCCATATGCTGAATTAAGTCAAACTGGACGTTATTTTATCGGGGGTATCCTTGATCATGCTAGCGCGTTATCGGCAATAGTAACGCCGACCATAAATTCTTATAAAAGAATTATTCCTGGTTTCGAGGCCCCTGTATATGTTGCTTGGGCTAGAGGTAATAGATCCGCCGTAGTACGGGTTCCAATTAATGAAAAAAAGAGTCCCAATTCTAAGCGAATTGAATATAGGGCACCTGATCCATCCGCAAACCCATACCTTGCTTTTTCTGCTATAGTTGCAGCAGGACTAGACGGAATCAATAGGAAAGTCGATCCCGCAGATCCAGTTAGTGAGGATATTTATAAAATGAGTGAACAAAGGCGGAAAGAGTTTGGGGTAAAAGTATTGCCTGGCAGTTTAGAAGAGGGATTGGCTGCATTGAAAACCGATTCAACATTTCTAAACATCTGCTTTCACTCTGATTTGATCAACACTTATTTAGATTTAAAGGAAATGGAAATTTTGGAGTTAGCAGATGATCAATCTTTGCTAAAACAGTTTATGCTTTATTATGATGTCTAG
- a CDS encoding MFS transporter has product MPFVKQVFSLPVFSIILARILYAVNWFNISSIFYLILIDFNQDISMLGLITSGFLIGIGLFQIPAGILAAKYDPRLIIVFGTMLLSISSLLSGVVSEISQMVFLRFLVGVGMAFFFGPSVILISRYLGKGSDGLGVGILNSAHSLGGIIGIFGWIIIAEFFGWRMSLMISGVLGIISGLLLYYAIFSLTSKSNANPSEGSGKVQDNAFYDSKNPLEMDSTENNSLSGFQVSIDSLRTLMLDKSMLIVALSLLGIQISWNLVSTFIILFLKSEFEVTSTIAGMIGVLTLIVNVVFAPIFGRLYDILRKKKWKKSDTVLLLTCGTIISVNMTFFSFSDTSILVPGIVLIGIFASGGFVIPYTMARRISVERLKMPSYEILAVSFVNGLSLLGAFWVPLLFSVLVKTFDYSIAWIIGGLLTIAFIIPIIKLKY; this is encoded by the coding sequence ATGCCTTTCGTGAAGCAAGTGTTTTCTCTACCTGTATTTTCAATAATACTTGCTAGAATATTATATGCTGTTAATTGGTTCAATATATCTTCAATTTTTTATCTAATCTTGATTGATTTTAATCAAGACATTTCAATGTTGGGACTAATCACCTCGGGCTTTCTTATAGGTATAGGATTATTTCAAATTCCTGCAGGGATATTAGCAGCCAAATACGATCCTAGATTGATTATAGTTTTTGGAACAATGTTGCTATCTATTTCTTCACTATTGTCTGGGGTGGTATCAGAAATTAGTCAAATGGTGTTTTTAAGATTTTTGGTGGGTGTGGGAATGGCATTTTTCTTTGGACCTAGTGTGATATTAATTTCAAGATATTTGGGTAAAGGATCTGATGGTCTTGGCGTAGGAATTTTAAATTCTGCTCACTCTCTGGGAGGAATAATAGGAATATTTGGATGGATAATTATAGCTGAATTTTTTGGATGGCGGATGAGTTTAATGATCAGTGGCGTATTAGGTATAATTAGCGGATTGTTATTGTACTATGCGATATTTAGTCTGACTTCAAAGTCTAATGCTAATCCTTCTGAAGGGAGTGGTAAAGTTCAAGATAACGCATTTTATGATTCAAAAAATCCACTCGAGATGGATTCGACTGAAAACAATTCACTTTCCGGTTTTCAGGTTAGCATTGATAGCTTGAGAACTTTGATGTTAGATAAATCGATGCTTATTGTCGCACTTTCTCTTCTAGGAATCCAAATTAGTTGGAATTTGGTTTCAACATTTATTATTTTATTTCTAAAATCCGAATTTGAAGTTACCTCTACAATAGCAGGGATGATCGGAGTTTTGACCTTAATTGTAAATGTCGTATTTGCGCCAATTTTTGGAAGGTTATATGATATTTTGAGGAAGAAAAAATGGAAAAAAAGCGATACTGTATTATTACTTACTTGCGGGACAATCATTTCTGTAAACATGACTTTCTTTTCATTTTCAGATACTTCGATTTTGGTACCTGGTATAGTTCTTATTGGTATATTTGCATCGGGAGGTTTCGTAATTCCTTATACAATGGCGAGAAGAATATCTGTTGAGAGATTAAAGATGCCTAGCTATGAAATTTTGGCGGTTAGTTTTGTCAATGGTTTATCCCTATTGGGAGCTTTTTGGGTTCCACTGTTGTTTTCTGTCCTGGTAAAAACATTCGACTATTCTATTGCATGGATAATTGGAGGATTACTGACTATTGCATTCATAATTCCAATTATAAAACTCAAGTATTAG
- a CDS encoding universal stress protein: protein MLFKNILLAFDGSKSSSKASEYAIYLSKVENASLTFLHILDNIKQGGVIGLRARYGDTNLVDGYKRARKKDAEKWILPIQKKAIDQGISTAIAIIEDEKNSKIETIVQFIEKNNIDLVITGSRGLSQFRQMLVGSIASGIISHSKCPVLIIR from the coding sequence ATGTTATTTAAGAATATATTGTTAGCATTTGATGGATCAAAATCCTCATCAAAAGCATCTGAATATGCAATCTATTTGAGTAAAGTAGAAAACGCTTCACTTACGTTTCTACACATTCTTGATAATATTAAACAAGGCGGAGTAATAGGATTGCGGGCACGATATGGTGATACTAACTTGGTTGATGGATACAAAAGAGCAAGGAAAAAAGATGCCGAAAAATGGATATTGCCCATTCAAAAAAAAGCAATTGATCAGGGGATTAGTACCGCCATTGCTATTATAGAAGATGAAAAAAATTCCAAAATAGAAACGATTGTTCAATTTATAGAAAAAAATAACATCGATCTCGTTATAACGGGCTCAAGAGGATTATCTCAATTCAGGCAAATGCTTGTAGGGAGCATTGCTTCAGGGATTATTAGTCACTCCAAATGTCCTGTATTAATAATCAGATGA
- a CDS encoding helix-hairpin-helix domain-containing protein produces the protein MTISNAEISLILRKIAFLLEMDANKDDKNINFKNKAYSRAADQIENLPVRIETIYKEKGMAGLLQIPLIGKAISSKIEEYLTTGKIEYYEKLHIKYPIEVDDFLGLEGIGPKTLRGIIDTIPIRNLKDLESIIKEKKLRKISGFSEKKETNLLKKIEFHSKGKSRFLLGDLYPLITQIENYLTEKEKVSKIIVVGSFRRMKETIGDIDVLVVSKHPVNVIDDFITMPQISEILSRGTSKASVRLNNGADMDLLVVPEDSYGSASLYFTGSKEHGIHLRKIAQGHEYRLNEWGLYDNKTGQKLAGESETAIYNLLGLEWIPPEMRENRGEIETAKRYSKTWINKIQNLIEYESLKGDLQVHSNNTDGQLSIEEMAFFGKTVFSLDYIAITDHTKSLTIAKGLDEQQLLDQLNKINEINDRIKTGDFFAEENRPKSNRHPNNYYLKEFGTKNSKNNRKKVDKSFRILAAAEVNILKNGSLDISNNVLDKLDLVGAAIHSSFSLSEEIQTERLVKAAQNPSVDIIFHPTGRIINKRDGYQVDMSKLLSIAIETNTVLEIDAHYNRLDLKDEFIRMATDEGVKMVIDSDAHHPLHYAFLKFGIAQARRGWAEKDDILNTLPVNELLKNLK, from the coding sequence GTGACAATATCCAATGCAGAGATCTCACTGATTCTTCGCAAGATCGCATTTTTACTCGAAATGGATGCAAATAAAGATGATAAAAATATAAATTTTAAGAACAAAGCCTATTCAAGAGCGGCTGATCAAATTGAAAATCTGCCTGTTCGTATTGAAACAATATACAAGGAAAAAGGCATGGCCGGTTTGTTGCAAATTCCCTTAATTGGTAAAGCAATTTCCTCAAAGATTGAGGAATATCTAACCACAGGTAAAATCGAATATTATGAAAAATTGCATATCAAATACCCAATAGAAGTTGACGACTTTTTAGGGTTAGAAGGGATTGGTCCTAAAACTCTTAGAGGGATTATAGATACCATACCGATTAGAAATCTAAAGGATTTAGAGAGCATAATAAAAGAGAAAAAATTACGAAAAATATCGGGATTTTCTGAAAAGAAAGAAACTAATCTCCTGAAGAAGATCGAATTTCATAGTAAAGGAAAGTCTAGATTCTTGCTAGGGGACTTGTACCCACTAATCACCCAAATTGAAAATTATTTGACCGAAAAAGAGAAAGTTTCAAAGATTATTGTTGTTGGTTCTTTCAGAAGAATGAAGGAAACAATTGGTGATATTGATGTACTTGTTGTATCTAAGCATCCTGTCAATGTAATTGATGATTTCATAACTATGCCTCAAATAAGTGAAATCTTAAGTCGAGGAACATCAAAGGCTTCTGTGAGATTAAACAATGGAGCAGATATGGATTTATTGGTAGTTCCTGAAGATAGTTATGGCTCAGCATCATTATATTTTACTGGAAGTAAAGAACATGGAATACATTTAAGAAAAATAGCTCAGGGACACGAATATCGCTTAAATGAATGGGGGTTATATGACAACAAAACCGGACAAAAATTAGCAGGTGAATCTGAAACGGCGATTTACAACTTGTTAGGATTAGAGTGGATACCACCAGAAATGAGAGAAAATCGCGGAGAAATTGAGACGGCCAAGAGATACTCAAAAACGTGGATTAATAAGATTCAAAACTTGATAGAATATGAATCATTAAAGGGAGATCTCCAAGTCCATTCAAACAATACTGACGGACAGTTATCCATTGAGGAAATGGCCTTCTTTGGTAAAACAGTATTTAGCTTAGATTACATCGCTATCACAGATCACACAAAGAGCCTTACTATTGCCAAGGGACTGGATGAACAACAACTACTGGATCAATTAAACAAGATAAATGAGATAAATGATCGAATCAAGACTGGAGATTTCTTTGCTGAAGAAAATAGACCAAAGAGTAATCGACACCCAAATAATTATTATCTAAAAGAATTTGGAACAAAGAATTCAAAAAACAATCGGAAGAAGGTTGATAAATCATTCAGGATACTCGCTGCAGCAGAAGTAAATATCCTAAAGAACGGCTCACTTGATATTTCAAATAATGTTTTAGATAAGCTTGATCTAGTTGGTGCAGCAATACATTCGAGTTTTTCACTTTCAGAGGAAATACAAACAGAGAGGTTAGTAAAAGCTGCTCAGAACCCTAGCGTAGATATCATATTCCACCCGACTGGCAGAATCATCAATAAAAGAGATGGATATCAGGTTGACATGTCAAAATTGCTATCAATTGCCATTGAAACTAACACAGTTTTGGAGATTGATGCACATTACAATAGACTAGATTTAAAGGATGAATTTATCAGAATGGCAACAGATGAAGGAGTAAAAATGGTTATAGATTCGGATGCTCATCACCCCCTGCATTATGCATTTTTGAAATTCGGAATTGCCCAAGCTAGAAGAGGTTGGGCAGAAAAAGACGACATACTAAATACATTGCCAGTAAATGAATTATTGAAAAATTTAAAATAG
- the thsA gene encoding thermosome subunit alpha produces MSNNLEIIDRDSFRTTGENVRKFNIHAARLIKSIIQSTFGPQGNEKIYIDIIGESTYTKDGATFLRKIDVQHPAAKVLIDATNTVDNEVGDGTLTTAILAATLLEKSEEMMDTGISPATIASGFDNGLKYALELLDSISYKVDNKNKAIIEKIAQSCLGTKIIFSSLDQDELKNILGIIVKAVDTVYSNSKNSLDIDDIKIEEKIGNFIESKLIDGIVIDKSTDNKVMPRMIENARILLLDEELESKITRTESQITINSPNQMMLFCNAEKDMVRNKVQQIVNCGANVVFSRKGIDKTAQEILSKAGIMSVKRVKENDLNWLEKATGGRITKDLEDEEMKNNLGNARSVYEKRIADDKMIFVEGCSKPRAVTILIRANSKMVMDEVHRALQSTLVLVKRFIQSPSIVVGGGSCEALIAYHIREIASKTPGTEQIVLRKFAESLEEIPLTLARNCGLNSMDSEIKLRSQLSRKVHPGKIRWVGVNSSDRCIGELDWEIIELKAAKEQILNSAVEVGRLLINIDNIIVKKLLMNTHTHEDGTEHSHANGDIKHDHYFDKLGKQQRPHHHYY; encoded by the coding sequence ATGTCAAATAATCTTGAGATTATTGATCGTGATAGTTTTAGAACTACAGGAGAGAATGTCAGGAAGTTTAATATTCATGCCGCCAGATTAATAAAATCTATTATTCAAAGCACGTTCGGTCCTCAAGGAAATGAAAAGATTTACATCGATATAATCGGAGAATCAACCTATACTAAGGACGGAGCCACATTTTTACGAAAAATTGACGTTCAACATCCAGCAGCTAAGGTACTGATTGACGCCACTAATACAGTGGATAATGAGGTCGGCGATGGAACCCTAACAACAGCCATCTTAGCTGCTACCCTTTTAGAAAAATCAGAAGAAATGATGGATACAGGTATCTCCCCAGCGACTATTGCATCAGGATTTGACAATGGTTTAAAGTATGCACTAGAATTGCTTGACAGTATTTCATATAAAGTTGACAACAAGAATAAAGCAATTATTGAAAAAATAGCTCAGTCATGTTTGGGGACAAAAATTATTTTTTCATCACTAGACCAGGATGAATTAAAAAACATTTTAGGAATTATTGTAAAGGCAGTAGACACAGTTTATTCGAATAGTAAGAATAGTTTAGATATTGATGATATCAAGATTGAAGAAAAAATTGGCAATTTCATAGAAAGTAAATTAATCGACGGAATTGTTATCGATAAATCAACAGATAATAAAGTAATGCCAAGAATGATTGAAAACGCCAGAATCCTTTTACTAGATGAGGAGCTTGAATCAAAAATAACTAGAACTGAATCTCAAATTACTATTAATAGCCCCAATCAAATGATGCTATTTTGCAATGCAGAGAAAGATATGGTAAGAAACAAAGTACAGCAAATTGTCAATTGTGGAGCAAATGTAGTATTTTCCCGAAAAGGAATTGATAAAACAGCACAAGAGATCCTATCCAAAGCAGGAATAATGTCAGTAAAAAGAGTAAAAGAAAATGATCTTAATTGGTTGGAGAAAGCAACAGGGGGAAGAATTACCAAAGATCTAGAAGATGAGGAGATGAAAAATAATCTAGGAAATGCAAGAAGTGTTTATGAGAAAAGAATAGCTGATGATAAGATGATATTTGTTGAAGGATGTTCGAAGCCCAGGGCAGTAACGATTTTAATCCGGGCAAATTCGAAAATGGTAATGGATGAAGTTCACAGAGCATTACAAAGTACACTTGTACTTGTTAAGAGGTTTATCCAATCTCCATCAATAGTCGTAGGGGGCGGCTCATGTGAGGCATTAATTGCATATCATATTAGAGAGATAGCAAGTAAAACACCTGGAACTGAACAAATAGTTTTAAGAAAATTTGCTGAGTCATTGGAAGAAATTCCTCTAACATTAGCTAGAAATTGCGGTCTAAATTCGATGGATTCAGAAATCAAGTTAAGATCCCAGTTATCAAGAAAGGTACATCCAGGTAAAATTAGATGGGTTGGAGTAAATTCTAGCGATAGATGTATTGGCGAGCTAGATTGGGAAATAATAGAATTAAAAGCAGCCAAAGAGCAGATTCTCAATTCGGCAGTAGAAGTGGGCCGACTCTTGATAAATATAGATAACATAATAGTCAAAAAACTATTAATGAACACCCATACACACGAAGACGGAACGGAGCATTCTCATGCTAACGGAGATATAAAGCATGATCATTATTTTGATAAATTAGGTAAGCAACAACGACCTCATCATCACTATTATTGA